A region of the Gambusia affinis linkage group LG11, SWU_Gaff_1.0, whole genome shotgun sequence genome:
GAAGATGGAAACAACATGTTGGTAAAGAGATGTTCCCAGAAAGCCAACAATATTGCTGTGGCAAAGGGTTTTAAGTAACTCCACTTCCCCCTGAAGACGATTGTACTCCTTCTTTGCAGCATCAGGGTCAGACGAATCCAGGCAAACCTGCTTTACAGCGATCAACTGGCCCTGACTGGTCAGACCACAGTACACCTGGTGAGATGATGATTTCAGTCAGAGTTGTTTGAAGACATACTGCTGAAATAATGTGCACTGAAAAGTTTAACCTGATATAAGTTCAGATTTTTAGCAAGTTACAGGAATGGGATATGTTTCTAATACAAAATACCAACACTATTTTATCAACAACTTACTAATGTACTTAGCTGCTATGTTATTGGAGTACTTACTGTCCCATAGGCACCCTTCCCAAGTACTTCACCCTTAGCCCATGTTATGGTGTCCTTTGGAACCAACCCTGATCCGAGGTAAGTGTTACTGTCATTTCGAGCAACCTGCAATGAAATGCATAGAGACATAATTATCTAATTAAAGtatttcaaacacacaggtgCTGACATCAGAATTTGCTGGATTTTAGCTTTCATCAATTTCTGTTCTTCGATGTTCAACTTTGGATTGACAGtagttaattaaaacaaatagtaCTCATGATGTCTGTCATAAATGCTAGAAAGTAAAGGAAGGTACAGTCATGGAAAAATAGGACACCATAGAAAACATAGATATGTTTGTCAAAGACATTTGTCTTCTTTAATTCAAAATTTATCACACACTATCTTTTTAGTCCTTTATGTTAACTATAATGATTTTAACaattacagctaatgaaaacaagaCCTTTAATATtggaatattacatcagacctaaaaataatatttttttacatatcaaGGTAAGCTTAATGAAATGTATGTTTACTACCTGCTTTCAAGGTTGTTATTTTCTAAAGGTACTCTAAGTCTGTATGACTCATTGGAATGCATACTTTAATTTCGTGAATATGATTGTATGTTAGGTTAACTGGTTTCTGAATTGCCCTTAGGTGTGTGTAGGGTTGCTATGGTCGTTTgcctctgtgatggactggtgaccggTCCAGGTTGCATCTTTCCTATTGACTACTTGAGATGGGAACTGTCATCCTAATCTCTGCAATGACTAAAGACATAGAAACTCGATTTAGTCATTTTTAGGCTCAAAATATTACCTCAGGAGGTGCTTTTTTTCCTGATACATGCTCTGCTTCACCATGGGACtcctttttttcatgttctgaGTTTTCAAGAACTCCAGAAACATCCCTCTCATCCAAAGAGATCAGCTCCTCTGCTAGACATTGCAGTAGATCATCTGTGAGCGGACCCTCCCCCACCTCATCCAGAAACTTCCTGTAAACTGGTGACATCAGGGTGTGGCAGGTACTGTCTGAAGATGTCCAAGTGTTGATGTTTGCCTGCAGAGGGTCTAGTGACTGAGCCAACTGTGGATCTTTTTTAGCTGAGTTTCTTGTTGATTTACTTGAAGTTTTGTGATTTCTAGAATCGACACCATAAAGGGGAGTTATGGGTTCTGTCAAAGTTTTCtcttgtggttgtaatgtttCAGATCCATTTTTAGAAAGAGCTTCCACTATGGTTGATAAAATGTGATCTTCAAATTCATCCTTAGAAGACTTCTGACTAAACTCAACACCCTTCACATCATCAGTTTCATCTTTGAGTTTAGggcttttgtctgttttgcagCTATTAGTGGTAAACTGTGTTTTGATTCGCGATGACACTGGTTTTGGTTTGCTTTTAGTCAAAGTAGCTGTGCTCTCCACTGAGTGTCTCTTTGGCTTATTTTGTACTGGTTTATGTTTGACTTTGtggctttgttttgtctttcttgttGGCATGCACTGTAGTTGTCTCTCTTTTGGTTTCTCACATGAGTTGGAGACCCGATGATTTTCAAATAATGGCCCAGCAAACATCTCGTACATGGCTGGTCCTTCGCTGCCACTCTGTATCTGCTGAAACATGTCTCTGTAAGTGATGAGGTCCACAGCAGATTTAGATCTTGGGGATTTTCCACCTAAGCCTGGTTTCTTCACCCCCTGGGCACTTTTCAGCTCTCTCATTGATATCAGCTGATGTATTTTGTTGCTGTGTGGTTCAGAAATGTTCCGTGGGGTTAGAGTACCCACACTGAGGGGAGCCGCATTTCCAGATTTAATTTTCCTGCTTTTGTCTTTGTCCACTGTGGGACTGGCAGAGCACTTTATGTTAATTTTGGAGTGGTTACCACTGATGACTCTTGCATCTTTGTTGAGAGAATAAATAGTTGAATTTTTTGCCTTCAAGTGAAAGTTCACCCTAGTTTTACTCTCTTTATTCCGGGCTTTAAACATCTTCTCGTATTTCTTGGGATCCACAGGAAAGAAGCCGGTTTTCTCCACAGCAGTAACTGCACTGCAATCTCTTACGTCTTCTGATGCTGTGTTTTCTGGATcaatctgttcattttcagaatcttcttcaaaacaaccaatacCATCATCTTCAAGACCCTTTGcatcatttttagttttgttgctTATTCCAGTCTTTGACTCAGTTGTGTGGCTCGTATTTCGCCTGACTTCACTAAACACATATGCatctgactttttattactctcAAAGTGGTTACATTCTTCCACACACTCACTCTTATTGGCGTCCTTTGGGTGGTGTGAATCAGTTTTTTCTACTGTTGGATGATTAGTACAATTGACATGGTCTCTTTCTCTGTCATGTATTGATCTGTTGACCAATGAGCACAGTTTCGCTTTCACATGTCGCATTGTTCCTCCAAAAAAATCTGCCTCTGATCTAATTCTGTCATTTGAATCCTGCAACGTCCTATCTTTTACAAACTTCAGATTTCTGTCCTTATTAGATGTTTCTTGGATTTGTCCAGAATCATCCTCATTTTCCAAGTTGATGGAactctggctgctgctgctggatccaCTTTCCTCACTACCATCCTTTGAAGGACCACTGCATGAGCTGCCCCAGGACTGCCTCTCTTTTCTCAGTTCAGTTCTGCTGGAAAGAGGGCTCCGGCTAATGGGCTTTAGAGGAACATGGGGTTTCAGTGGTGGCAGAGCCTTGCTATGTCTTGGGCGACCCTCAATGGGCACCAGAAGCTTGGGTGTGTGGGAGTGGAAGGCTGGCAAAGGACTCTGGAAATACAGATAGCAGTTCAGTGGTGTAGGCAGGgtgtataaatataaaacacattgcCTGGTCTTCATGCATGTCTTATATGGCTAGAGATAGTTAAATaaaccctccaaaaaaaaaaatacaaaaaaaattgagaaattcAGAGAATGTCTAATTGGAGGAAAATTTCACCAAAGCAAAATCTAATGAAAATGGGAGCACATAAATATACACTCAATGGCCACTTTACTAAATCCACCTGattaattttatgttaataaaatttgtaaaaaagcATAATCAGATGCCAGTTGCTCAACGTGTTTAGCCAACTAGACAACTTGCCTTGGGTTGAGGACAAAAGAGGATTTAGGTTACCGGTACTTTAAATGTCGCATAATTTGTTAACATCAAATGAacgtgtgtgttttttaaaaaccactgATAACTGGAATTTGCATGCTCAACCAACTTTCAGGTGTACCAAGAATGTTTTGAACATGAGAAAATATCTGTAGAGAAGCTGTTGTATGGACAGAAATGCAGTGCTAGAATTAGTGGTCAAATGGGATTGGTTCAAAATAATAGAAAGGcaacaatcactcaaaaattcaatttatttacttctaaagaatgcatttctgttaaatagttttaaatcattaaaactcACCCTTTGATCATTTAAAGTACTTTGAGAGCTCAGTCctgtaaacatgaaaaaatgtaaatgttaacaACAtccaaatatttgcattttgcacACATCAACTCTGTTCTTACTTACTGGTCTGAATGTGCGCTCTTGCCTGCATCATGGTATTGGGGCAAAGAAGTGGCTCCATGATACTTGGGGCCGATTGGCTGAGTTGGCTGGACTCTGGCACACAAAGCAGACTATGGGAAGGTGGAAAAACTTCAACCACACTTCTTGTCCTCTGCCTGTCAGgtacacagaaatattttatttttaatgtttattatgtttatgtGTCATAAGATTCtgtaaaattagttttcatttataaaaacagcatATGGACATTCTGCAGTCAAACAATCCAATTATTCATGCTTATTTAGTTATCAGAGTAAATGCTGTGGTATTACATTTCTATATTATTTTAGTTATGGCCAcatgcaaaacaacaaacatacaTCTTACTTTCTGTTGTTAACATGCGAGTGTGTTTGTACCTTTGTCTGGGGGTTACAGGCTGACAAGCGGTTCTGGTACTCAGAAACCCAGATGACAGGAGAGCATCTGAATGGTCACTATGTCTATGACTGTTGGACAAGCTAGGTAGACACAAACCTCtgcaaataaaatgagaaaaggaaGTGAGAAGGCAGTTACGTGGTTTAGAGATGGGATCAGAGTTTAAATACTGATGATGTGTGAAGATAGAAATTATCTGCAATCATACTGAGGTTCTTGTAGCTTTTGTAATTTTCCTGATGCTTTCActagttttggttgttttatttttcttccctattCTGTCAAATTACTTCAGATGTTTGATGATGTCATAGAGTCAGATAAATCAGACGGAAATGTCACTGGACCAATCCAcatgaaaaattcaaaaagacTGCTGCACATTTTAAAGCTAGCTGTTTTACCAACCTGTTTATGTGCTCATATGACGATTTGTATCTCATTAAATTGGGCAAACAGACAAATCATAAAGTCCAAACTCTGGTTGTTGATATGTTCAGAATATGGAACCAGAAGGTTAGAGGTCCATATGGTTCATGTCCATTATGGCTCAGAGACATTTTCAGCATTGTGAGGGACTGCAGGAATACATTTtatatgcatttcttttcatcatATTCCTCGGCTGTCATATCTCATTAtcatctattattattattgtcctCTTCTCTTCCTATCTGTTTGATTACTGAAACAAAACTCtaattacatataaaaaaagctgcattcatAAACCATATTTGTTGACGTgttaaatgatgaaaatgattGACTTTCATTTCCTTGTACCAAACCAAACACACCCTATTCCTAGCAGCTGATTCTATGAAATTAGAGCAGCTCAAAGAGTTTTATTCTCTTCTCAGAACTTGGACTTGATTCAAATGTGAGTGCTGCTCATAACAGACAATGAGCTGATTCACTGAAGTTCTCTGCCCCGGTCTGTGTGTATCCGACCTGTTTGGGCAGAACAGATTGTCCTCTGGACACAGTGACAGGTGCCCGCGCACAGGTCTGCAAACGTAACCAGATAGGCCTCTTTTCTAGTGCTGGTGTCAAAGTAAGAGGCACATGCTAACCAACCCAGGAGGCAGTGTACAGTATAAGAGATTGTTTGTTAAGTACGGCGTTTTAACTGTACACACAGAAACTATTTGGGTGTCACATATGAACAGACACCACATTTCTTCATCACTAATACACATTGTAGATTTGttagcataaaaatatatttgtgagAGAAAGATGGTGAATTTTTCATGCCCACCTGCTGCCCCTCCTTCCATCCTGATtggctcgtccgggatttttCAGAGTTTCCATGGCGTTTTGGGAACAGGTGGGAATCCCCTTATCTGCGGCAGAAATACACACATTCACTCATCATCCCTACTTAAGGTCCTACGCTCTCATTTCCAACAGTAAAGCAAAATTAATGAACTTATGTAATGCAGATATAATTTACaacattaaaattttagatcccaggaggaaagaaacaataaaaacagaagaaatgttgtGACTAACGACGATGCTGTTAAAAAGATTTGAGGACTGTAGGTTCTTTGAAATTCAACCACATTTTTGCTAATTCAAAGCAACAAATTCAACTTGccctgtttgttttcagttaaatatTCCTTAAAAGAGACACATGCACATTACACACTACTGCTCACTATAAAACAATAGCTTGCTGTACCTGTGTTTAAGCTCGTTGATCCCTTCTGCTCAAATGTCCAGATATTACACTTacactttcattcatttcacaTAAGCTTTTGTCTAAAtcactgaaattgttttctgaaAGTCTTCAGTTTTGTTCTGGAGCTGAAGCCCGCCTGTCGAGGATGCATAGATGAAAGATGTTCAGGCAGGTTTCTCAGAGGAAAGCTTTGTATTGTGTGGAAGACCCCTCCCATCCTGGACAGCCTCTCTCTCCTTCGTCTCCCTAAGATCCCCTCCCCTTTGTGAAGGTGATCTGATCTTGTGGCCCATTTGGGATGCTAACCATTATGCTTCTCTTTCAGTGTACTGTACTAAGGCTATTTCTAAAACAGACGTATTCTGCagagctttacaaaaatatttcagcctTTCTTTAATTTTTGCTAGTGAGGAAGGTTATTTTGTGTCTGGTTAACTGCTGTGATGATTTAGCCAAATGTTTTGGAGAATATTTCTGTGGTGACTacctattttcagtttctggcAGAGGCCTCTAGATTTTGGCTACAGTCCTGGTACTTCAAAGACCTCAGGGTGCCATGCACTCTAGCAAGTTTCACAGTCAGGGactttggaagagaaacagcaTCACAGCTCTTCACTATAGTTCACAGTAGACTCAAGGAGCTTTTCCACTAACTCACTCTTAGGCTCATCTGACTAAACCACACATGTCCCTGTAGAGTTTcacaaacttcacatttatgtttCCTAAATAAACAGCTGATATATTAATAACATCTAACGTTTATCATGGAGACTCGGTGGCTCTAAAATGTCAGTCTTTGCTGCTGTTTATAACAGTAAACTTTTACCATTCTCCTGTCTTAGTCACTCATTTATTCTCTGGGatcaaatatgtagaaaaaatcTCTTTAGTTTGAACTTAGTGTCGCTGAAGAAGCCCATACCTTGGCTGAACTCCTTTTTGTCAGATTGAGGGAGACTCCCTGAAGTCTGAAGAGATGCCTGGAAAGATCAAAGGTGTTCTTGTCATCAACCTTTTTTAATGTAAGGACGATGATTCGTTTTTTGATGATATATAGCATTTCGTTTAATTTTGGCCTCATCTCACTAGACGACTTTCTCCCACATGTTTACTGTGTCCCCAATATGGCCTGTCGTGACCATCTTTTAGCGATGGCGTTGTTTTACATAATGACCAGGTACTGTATGTACAGTGTTAcactatttttgtcatttcaactGGTTTTTCCACCTGAACACAAGCAACAACTCCTCCAAAATTACCGTAGATCgctctctgattaatgctctccttgcccAGCCTGCCACTTTAAGATACATTTATATGTAGATATACAAATTATGCACTTGTGGAatttatttactgattaaaTGAAGGCAATTATTTTCACTGAGTTTTATTAGGGGTATTAAAGTAAAGGGAGCTGAGCTCAAAtgcacaaaacacatttcaaatttttccTTGTTAATGAAAATTGAAatgcatttgttattttatttcaacttccCCATGATTCACCACTTTGTGAATGCTTTGTTGATCTATCATCTAaaatcataattaaataaactaatatttgTGATTGTAAAATGATTTGATATGCAGAAGTTCAAGGGTCtgtaaagaatgttttttttttgtctacacAGTTTACAtcctttagttttatttgtatta
Encoded here:
- the map3k19 gene encoding serine/threonine-protein kinase pakA, translating into MEAKKRRDTDDLEDDDDDVDVMHLGELEGENDLVVLGPQMEILEVLEVSDDEEEEEWRFVDLFTACQSNKSQVVQGLLRADADLTLCNHRQQTALHISPPELQEKMVRWMTRPHLSAQEQLLQAAWQGHLGSVRQLLSQTDSVDVNVPNSDGATAVILAVRDVDLFQDMATWLPWEHNPVEVVKELLKLPADLQARDHNGCSALHYATNLSSRLMEEIVPVLIEALGHTEADLKSLSELEKYLFQDLDFEDSDAEQDTEILFHCHKARRHQHSDHSHCHTRASLQTSGSLPQSDKKEFSQDKGIPTCSQNAMETLKNPGRANQDGRRGSRGLCLPSLSNSHRHSDHSDALLSSGFLSTRTACQPVTPRQRQRTRSVVEVFPPSHSLLCVPESSQLSQSAPSIMEPLLCPNTMMQARAHIQTRLSSQSTLNDQRSPLPAFHSHTPKLLVPIEGRPRHSKALPPLKPHVPLKPISRSPLSSRTELRKERQSWGSSCSGPSKDGSEESGSSSSSQSSINLENEDDSGQIQETSNKDRNLKFVKDRTLQDSNDRIRSEADFFGGTMRHVKAKLCSLVNRSIHDRERDHVNCTNHPTVEKTDSHHPKDANKSECVEECNHFESNKKSDAYVFSEVRRNTSHTTESKTGISNKTKNDAKGLEDDGIGCFEEDSENEQIDPENTASEDVRDCSAVTAVEKTGFFPVDPKKYEKMFKARNKESKTRVNFHLKAKNSTIYSLNKDARVISGNHSKINIKCSASPTVDKDKSRKIKSGNAAPLSVGTLTPRNISEPHSNKIHQLISMRELKSAQGVKKPGLGGKSPRSKSAVDLITYRDMFQQIQSGSEGPAMYEMFAGPLFENHRVSNSCEKPKERQLQCMPTRKTKQSHKVKHKPVQNKPKRHSVESTATLTKSKPKPVSSRIKTQFTTNSCKTDKSPKLKDETDDVKGVEFSQKSSKDEFEDHILSTIVEALSKNGSETLQPQEKTLTEPITPLYGVDSRNHKTSSKSTRNSAKKDPQLAQSLDPLQANINTWTSSDSTCHTLMSPVYRKFLDEVGEGPLTDDLLQCLAEELISLDERDVSGVLENSEHEKKESHGEAEHVSGKKAPPEVARNDSNTYLGSGLVPKDTITWAKGEVLGKGAYGTVYCGLTSQGQLIAVKQVCLDSSDPDAAKKEYNRLQGEVELLKTLCHSNIVGFLGTSLYQHVVSIFMEYIPGGSIASILHRFGPLPERVLALYTHQILEGVAFLHQNRVIHRDLKGNNVMLMPTGVIKLIDFGCARRLSCLNHTAPNSGELLKSIHGTPYWMAPEVINESGYGRKSDIWSVGCTVFEMATGKPPLAHMDKMAALFYIGARRGLMPSLPDGFSENAKDFVKICLTSDQSVRPSAEQLLKHSFIPKGHTSIKYCEAQKRNVLQK